From Epinephelus lanceolatus isolate andai-2023 chromosome 5, ASM4190304v1, whole genome shotgun sequence, the proteins below share one genomic window:
- the LOC117262124 gene encoding uncharacterized protein LOC117262124: MALVELKWNLLQVKALVCSLLVLLCAHMATGMSGWGGCLDGEDVFATVRENSHAGEVVAQLMAETTMGGVQWSLDGKDADWFYLDERGIRLNTSADKVLDREAEGPVLMAELSCYEDDTLQSVYRIMVEIINENDNFPVFDEDTVQSLVISELTPVNTVVFTVQATDADNDKIIYSIDQASSDAEYFRVDLPNSGEVILSKPLDYEKKTLLTVTIHASEMNTAEHYNTSTNITITVLDGDDQYPQFLPCTLLFQDETSRICTSPVYTVNVTEGEEDIVLDFSPGPIHAVDGDRGLSSPLSYTILSGDDDGHFEMDRETGEMKLIHGVGDKLTTPELHLQVMAYQDDDPRKYSVATVLVRVLAVNHFYPEFDRTEYQGFVTAGKSSASLVNTYGSKALMLHVQDQDFTHGFNPMIHFTLSPTSNHTDIYQITQEGLLIARTNQLKPKQKHVLEVTAVDQESGDATFATVVVEVLSEGQSIPISPLGDDRPLSCTMGKAMFLSMVFMTVLGCILSAAMWLKKKHKGKRDPLQRGCVAQGKHPNVSLRWFQLASHRSGMPHTEEVAYKDEEYGTCNPSFSLPDNPGKYTQQDLPSYRGPAPPNTSSISTETALFNNDVSTPTKNSSSSPNFQPTTVDASPTHPAQDAAPSEETPGTPTDTSLDPTDALPNTSPSPATPDATSTPPLTCPDSQTTTNDDPADPVTSPSSQSSIPCSHTRIASAEIDKPFGKPRVKTPPYSPLLSSPLTKQTGTPPPTPEHAPLKAKLVRVDTDTPPVTPERTPMTLSTEADGPCTSLDQTEPSECPGEAVDANSPSQDRRPSTNSGNTQGSHGEADDDGFLGDEDADKNSVDDDDELEPDEEELLRVMARCNPIFITFSK, translated from the exons ATGGCCCTCGTTGAACTGAAATGGAATTTGTTGCAGGTCAAGGCTCTAGTCTGCTCCCTGCTGGTCCTCCTATGTGCTCACATGGCCACAG GAATGTCAGGGTGGGGTGGATGCTTGGATGGCGAGGATGTATTTGCAACAGTCAGAGAAAACAGCCATGCAGGAGAAGTTGTTGCTCAACTCATGGCTGAAACCACAATGGGGGGGGTTCAGTGGAGCCTGGATGGAAAGGATGCTGATTGGTTCTACTTGGATGAAAGAGGCATCCGGCTGAACACATCAGCTGACAAGGTCCTCGACCGAGAG GCTGAGGGTCCTGTCCTCATGGCTGAGTTGTCATGTTATGAGGACGACACACTTCAG AGTGTGTACAGGATCATGGTGGAGATCATCAATGAGAATGACAACTTCCCTGTGTTTGATGAAGACACTGTCCAGTCTCTAGTTATCAGTGAG ctgaCCCCTGTGAATACTGTGGTGTTTACTGTCCAGGCCACAGATGCAGATAACGACAAGATCATTTACTCCATTGACCAGGCATCA TCTGATGCCGAGTACTTCAGGGTCGATCTGCCCAATAGCGGAGAGGTGATCCTGTCCAAGCCTCTCGACTATGAGAAAAAAACCCTGCTTACTGTCACCATACATGCCTCA GAAATGAATACTGCTGAGCACTACAACACCAGCACCAACATCACCATCACTGTTCTGGATGGAGATGACCAGTACCCACAGTTTCTGCCCTGCACGCTGCTTTTCCAGGATGAGACCAGTCGCATCTGCACCAGCCCTGTGTACACAGTCAATGTCACAGAGGGGGAAGAG GACATTGTGTTGGACTTCTCTCCTGGTCCCATTCATGCAGTGGATGGAGACAGAGGACTCAGCTCTCCACTCAGTTACACTATTCTCTCAG GAGACGATGATGGGCATTTCGAGATGGACAGAGAGACGGGGGAGATGAAACTAATTCATGGGGTTGGAGACAAGCTCACAACTCCAGAGCTGCATCTACAGGTCATG GCATATCAGGACGACGACCCCAGGAAGTATTCTGTCGCTACTGTGTTGGTCCGAGTTCTGGCAGTGAACCATTTTTATCCAGAGTTTGACAGGACTGAATATCAAGGCTTTGTAACTGCCGGAAAGAGCTCTGCCTCTCTGGTCAATACATATGGGAGCAAAGCGCTGATGTTACATGTGCAAGATCAAGACTTTACCCAT GGTTTCAATCCCATGATCCACTTCACCCTCAGTCCTACATCCAATCACACAGACATCTACCAGATCACACAGGAGGGGCTTCTGATCGCCAGGACCAAtcaactcaaaccaaaacagaaacatgttttggaG GTAACGGCAGTTGACCAGGAGTCGGGTGATGCCACCTTTGCTACTGTAGTGGTGGAGGTTTTATCTGAAGGACAATCAA TCCCTATCAGTCCACTGGGAGATGACCGACCCTTAAGCTGCACCATGGGCAAAGCAATGTTTCTGAGCATGGTGTTCATGACTGTACTCGGATGTATCCTGTCTGCGGCGATGTGGctgaagaagaaacacaagggGAAGAGGGACCCACTGCAGAGAGGCTGTGTGGCCCAGGGCAAACACCCCAATGTG AGCTTACGGTGGTTCCAGCTG GCAAGTCACCGTAGCGGCatgccacacacagaggaagtagCATACAAGGATGAGGAATATGGAACCTGCAATCCTTCCTTCAGTTTGCCAGACAATCCTGGAAAATACACCCAACAAGACCTCCCCTCCTACCGAGGACCTGCTCCACCCAACACCAGCTCCATTTCAACTGAAACTGCACTCTTCAATAATGATGTTTCCACACCAACCAAAAACTCCTCTAGTTCACCCAACTTCCAACCAACCACTGTGGATGCGAGCCCCACACATCCCGCTCAAGATGCTGCTCCGTCTGAAGAAACCCCTGGCACACCAACTGATACATCTCTTGACCCTACTGACGCTCTACCGAACACCAGTCCTAGTCCTGCAACCCCCGATGCCACTAGCACTCCACCACTCACCTGTCCTGATTCACAAACAACCACCAACGATGACCCTGCCGACCCCGTCACCAGCCCCTCCTCTCAGTCCAGTATTCCATGCAGTCATACCCGAATCGCTTCAGCAGAAATAGACAAACCCTTCGGTAAACCTCgtgtgaaaacacccccatATTCACCTTTACTCTCCTCACCCCTCACCAAGCAGACAGGCACACCCCCACCCACCCCAGAGCATGCACCTTTAAAAGCAAAGCTTGTACGTGTAGATACTGACACACCTCCAGTAACACCAGAGCGAACACCTATGACTCTAAGCACAGAGGCAGACGGACCCTGCACATCACTGGACCAAACAGAGCCATCAGAGTGCCCGGGTGAGGCTGTAGATGCCAACAGTCCATCTCAGGACAGGAGGCCCTCGACGAACTCGGGCAACACGCAGGGCAGCCACGGGGAAGCGGACGATGATGGTTTTCTGGGAGATGAAGATGCAGACAAGAACagtgtggatgatgatgatgagttaGAGCCAGACGAGGAGGAGTTGCTGAGAGTGATGGCTCGTTGTAATcctatttttatcacatttagtAAGTGA
- the calub gene encoding calumenin-B translates to MHVRRMELRPLVMCFALCVVYATSKPTEKKDRVHHDDPLSNREHNDMENFDYDHEAFLGQEEAKTFDQLTPEESKERLGMLVERIDEDKDGFVTVDEMKRWIKHAQKRWIYDDVDRQWKSHDLNGDGVVSWEEYKNATYGYILDDPDPDDGFSYRQMMDRDERRFKMADQDHDMKANKEEFTAFLHPEEYDHMKDIVVLETMEDIDKNGDGLIDLDEYIGDMYNQEGDATEPEWVKTEREQFTEFRDKNKDGKMDKEETRDWILPSDYDHAEAEAKHLVYESDSDKDGRLTKAEIVDKYDLFVGSQATDFGEALTRHDEF, encoded by the exons ATGCACGTACGCAGGATGGAGCTCCGACCGCTTGTCATGTGCTTTGCTCTCTGCGTGGTTTACGCCACCAGCAAACCCACAGAGAAGAAGGACCGTGTTCATCACGATGACCCCCTCAGCAACCGAGAGCACAACGATATGGAGAACTTTGATTATGACCATGAAGCCTTTCTGGGACAAGAGGAGGCCAAGACCTTTGACCAGCTCACACCAGAGGAGAGCAAGGAGAGGCTCGG CATGTTGGTTGAACGTATTGATGAGGATAAGGACGGCTTTGTGACAGTTGACGAGATGAAAAGGTGGATCAAGCACGCCCAGAAGAGGTGGATCTACGATGATGTGGATCGACAGTGGAAAAGTCATGACCTCAATGGGGATGGAGTGGTGTCCTGGGAAGAGTACAAGAACGCCACATACGGATACATTCTTG ATGATCCCGACCCTGATGATGGCTTCAGCTACAGGCAGATGATGGATCGTGACGAGAGGagattcaaaatggccgaccaAGACCATGATATGAAAGCCAACAAGGAGGAGTTTACAGCCTTCCTTCACCCCGAGGAGTACGACCACATGAAAGACATTGTAGTGCTG GAAACCATGGAAGACATCGACAAGAATGGAGATGGTTTAATAGATTTAGACGAGTACATAG GTGACATGTACAACCAGGAGGGAGACGCCACAGAACCTGAGTGGGTGAAGACGGAGAGGGAACAGTTCACTGAattcagagacaaaaacaaagacggAAAGATGGACAAGGAGGAGACCAGAGACTGGATCCTGCCCAGTGACTACGACCATGCTGAGGCCGAGGCCAAGCATCTGGTCTATGAGTCAGATTCTGACAAA GATGGCCGTCTGACCAAGGCTGAAATCGTGGATAAGTACGACCTATTCGTGGGCAGCCAGGCGACCGACTTCGGAGAGGCTCTGACCCGACACGACGAGTTCTAG